The Candidatus Izemoplasma sp. genome has a window encoding:
- a CDS encoding NAD(P)/FAD-dependent oxidoreductase, with translation MKDYYDVVIVGAGPAGIFAAYELKQKNPDVDVLLLDKGLDIYDRKCPILEKKITKCPVNKKGVSGCYPACSITNGFGGAGAYSDGKFNITSEFGGWMTDYLEKYEVEQLIQYVDQINLKHGATHTITDPTTQKVKEIERRGLASGLKLLRAKVRHLGTEDNLEILKSIYTYLSNKITMIYKTEVTDLLVENRLVKGVVTKDNIIKCNQVLIAPGRDGSSWLTELSKQYDIPQTANQVDIGVRVETNDELMEEINTNLYEGKFIYRTSVGTTVRTFCSNPSGHVVIENHSGTMLANGHSYRDPKLGSHNTNFALLVSHKFSKPFSEPNEFAHEVSRLANKLSNGSIIVQTYGDIKRGRRTTEKRLKESFVDATLKEAVPGDLGLVLPYNTMKSLIEMVEALENVTPGIASDHTLFYGVEAKFYSARPELNKHFESPVKGLYFGGDGAGITRGLAQAGASGVWIARDILRQY, from the coding sequence ATGAAAGATTACTATGATGTTGTCATTGTTGGAGCTGGCCCTGCGGGGATTTTTGCCGCATATGAGCTTAAGCAAAAAAATCCTGATGTGGACGTTTTATTATTAGATAAAGGGTTAGATATATATGATCGTAAATGCCCAATTTTAGAGAAAAAAATAACAAAATGTCCAGTCAACAAAAAGGGCGTAAGTGGGTGCTATCCTGCTTGTTCAATCACAAATGGATTTGGCGGTGCAGGAGCGTATTCCGATGGGAAGTTTAATATTACCAGTGAATTTGGTGGGTGGATGACTGATTACCTTGAAAAATATGAAGTTGAGCAATTAATCCAATATGTTGATCAAATCAATTTAAAACATGGAGCAACACATACCATAACAGATCCCACAACACAAAAAGTAAAAGAAATTGAACGCCGAGGATTAGCCTCTGGATTAAAACTATTACGTGCAAAAGTACGACATCTAGGTACAGAGGACAATTTAGAGATTTTAAAGAGTATTTACACATATTTATCAAATAAAATCACCATGATTTATAAAACGGAAGTCACAGATTTATTAGTGGAAAATCGCTTGGTTAAAGGCGTAGTTACAAAAGACAATATCATCAAATGTAACCAAGTGTTGATTGCGCCAGGCCGTGATGGTTCGAGTTGGTTAACCGAACTAAGTAAACAATATGACATTCCACAAACAGCAAACCAAGTTGATATAGGCGTACGGGTAGAAACAAATGATGAACTCATGGAAGAGATTAACACAAACTTGTATGAAGGAAAATTTATTTACCGCACAAGCGTTGGAACAACGGTTAGAACGTTTTGTTCTAATCCTAGTGGACATGTGGTTATTGAAAACCATAGTGGGACAATGCTGGCAAATGGGCATTCTTATCGAGATCCCAAATTAGGAAGCCATAATACAAACTTTGCCTTACTTGTCTCACATAAATTTTCAAAACCCTTTAGTGAACCTAATGAGTTTGCTCATGAAGTTAGCCGATTAGCAAATAAATTAAGTAATGGTTCAATAATTGTACAAACTTATGGGGATATTAAGCGAGGGAGACGAACGACAGAAAAACGGTTAAAAGAGAGCTTTGTTGATGCTACATTAAAAGAAGCAGTTCCGGGAGATTTAGGGTTGGTATTACCGTATAATACCATGAAATCATTGATTGAAATGGTAGAAGCCCTTGAAAATGTCACACCAGGTATTGCCTCTGATCATACCTTGTTCTATGGCGTTGAAGCGAAATTTTATAGTGCAAGGCCAGAACTCAATAAGCATTTTGAATCACCAGTAAAAGGACTATATTTTGGTGGTGACGGTGCTGGGATAACGCGAGGTTTAGCGCAGGCTGGTGCAAGCGGTGTTTGGATTGCAAGAGATATATTGAGACAATATTAG